A window of Rhinolophus ferrumequinum isolate MPI-CBG mRhiFer1 chromosome 23, mRhiFer1_v1.p, whole genome shotgun sequence genomic DNA:
TCACGGTCTTCGGAGCTCAGCTAGAGAGTATGTGAGCAGCCAGGCCTTGAAAGTTGGTCCTTCCCAGACATGGCCAGGAAAAGGAGAGGGTCCCAGCCAAGACTGCAGGGTTTGTCCCTCTCCAGTTACCCAGAGTGTGACCATTCCTTGACGCTAAGGTTAAACTCCTGACACCCCGTGCCACTTGTGGTTGCCCAGACTTGTTCTCCTGGTGTTCACGCTGTCCCCTGGCCATGGCCTAGCCTGCCCCATACTTGGGGATaacctcctccagaaagcctgcTGCCCCTTTCTGGGTTTTGCTCTGTTTTGCCATTGTGTTAACCTGGTATATCTCTGTGTTTGGATCACCCCAAACTATGAGCAACTTGAAGGAAGGCTCTATCACATTCACTTTggtatccccagggcctggcaccagGCTGGCATGTTAAATAATTGCCTGAATGCATGTTTGAGTAGGCCACAGAGGAAACTACCCAGAAATTAAACCACTGAATTAATTACCACTGAAATTAATTTTGGATATACCCTTCCAAATTTGGTTTTTCTAGCTATAGAGCCatatatttctctgtctctgtctctgtctctgtctctctctctctatctgtctctctcacacacacacacaatattttattttataaaatttggatcATATCCTGCCTattgttttgaaatctttttccATTGAATACCTCGCGAACAGTTTTCCTTCTCATCAGACATTCTTATCGTCCTTGAATTATAGTGCTGCACAATATTTTACCCTTATTAGAAACTCAGCTTGTTTTGTAgctgaaattataatattaatggtTTCTTTTTGTAACGAGAGTATTTGTTTCTcatgatgaagaaaacatggtAAACAAATCCTGGCTCTAAAGTAAAGACAAAGAAGACCATTAACAATGGGAAAGGAATTTGTTCTGGTTCTACTGTGGTTTGGCCTTTAAGATGTTGGGACTTCAGTCTTTCAAGCCAAGATTGGCTGTAATGGTGGCTCCTCTTATGCAATGTCTTTTGtattgaattgttttatttttttctgtggcaGGACTATGGCGACTCAGGAAGTCCCGCCAGGCAGCCAGGCAGAGGAAAGCAGTGCTTTGGACCTGCCATCATCTTGTGATATAAGAGATTACGTGATGCAAAGACCCAGCCAGGAGGCCCCCAGCGAGGCTTTTAGTTCTGTGGaaaccttttctcttccttcctcttctgatgTGGATCCAGGTAAGCAGCAGAGTTTAAACtaaactaacacacacacacacacacacacacacacacacatacacacaaacacacacactccttaACATATACAGGTATGTGATAGTTTGTTTCTCGCTCTTCCAATAGCAGATCTCCGAGGAATGATTCATTGCCTCAGGCAGAAAAACATCTTATCTAAACAAAACTGTGGGGAGAGACTTCAAAGGACAGCTTCCCTGGTATAACCACCACAAGAAGCTGTTTCCTAAagacattttttgtgtgttttttttttgtctgagtcCCTTTCTGATCTCCCTCCAAATGCATTCAGAGGCAGGGGAGCACTTGGTTTAACAGGGAAAAGAAAGTAGAATTGGTTTTTTGTTAGTTGttcttttaaaacttcagaagATAGCAATGTGGGCTAGTTATGTGTTACAGATAAAGTCTTTAGTATCCTGAATACTAAAGACTTTAGTTTTCCTCTTGGAAGTATATTCTAGACTTAGGTAACAACTTTTCTACAAGTTTTCATGACTAAATTACCAAAAAACTCTCTTTTTTAAGCTGTGTGATAATTCTTTGACATAGTGAGCATTTCTAGAGGTCCACAGACCTGGATTCaaggctctgccacttactggctgtgtgacttaaGGCATGTTTCTTAAcccctctgagctccagaatcATCTACAAAATGGCGATTGGAATGCTTGCCTCATGGAGTTAGGTTAATTCCAGGAACAATATGAAGTACCTGTCATGGTGTTTGCCATACATTGGTgctcaattattatttttgtgctgttattattgttgtcattattattaagagacccaaatatatatttttaactcagGTACTAGAGTTATGTAGGCCTTGATGATGAATTTAGTGTTGGCAATAAATAGAGTATGTACCTGTCATTGTCTTCAAGAATTCTATGGGCAAAAAATGCTTGTAAACTCCCTTGCGATTCTGTTCAGGATCAGTGAGCCTCCTGTTTAATTTACTTTCTGACCAAGAACAGATCCTTccttatctattttctttctagGTTCAAAGTCTTAGttcatttaatctttcttcttccccctccAATCCTGATGCCTCTGTATTACTTTCTATCCCTAAAACTGATTTTGTTCAGTATCTCTGGTTATTGCAGCATTTCCTGGAACTAGTGAATGGGTGAACCGAACTTTAGAAGTGCTGCTCTGTTGAAATACTTCGTGGCAATGGCTCTATTCTTCCAGAGAATTCAGTGTGgattcagcttttatttttttattgcctgTTGGGTAAATAATCCATAGGAAAGCAACTGTTATTTTACATTTGGTTGACAGTTCTAAAAATGAGAagcatgctgaaatatttatattggaGTATTTGTTGAAAGTCGagacatttcatgcaaaaatGTTCTTTTGGAAATCCTTATAAAAGTCTAAACATAGGAAGGCACACTGCTAAGACAACCATTTTGCATGGTATGGGTCATGGTGGTGCTGGGTGAGACCGTCTGGCTTGACTTCTGGTTCTGCTTCTTCCTGTAGTTTGACCTTGTACAAGTCACTAGGCCTCTCTGTGtgttggtttcctcatttgtaaaatagagataatcaCACCTACCTCATTGTGCGGAGGCATCATGAGGATGAATGTGTGTgaggcacagtgcctggcacacggtgaGCTCCACGAAGAGTGCAAATCCAACTCTTCATGAGTTCAGCATCTGGGCCACTCGACACACCACCACTCTGACCAGGCTCCATTTACACTCATGACCTCCCACCTCAAGTGGACCCTTCGTGCTGCCCACCTACCACACACCACTTTCCTGGCGTGTTCACTCGCCTGCCCTCCTGGATGACTGTTTCATATCATCTCCTCTCTTTACAAACCTCCATTACTTCCTTCTTCAGCCTTTCTCTCAGTGGATGACCTgattaagaaaacagaagcaatcaGAAGAGGATCACCCACTCACATTCCACATCCACCAGCTTCCTTCCCTCCCGTCCCTGTCTTATCCCTTCACTTCTGCACTGGATCCTGTCTTCTCACCTCACTGGATCCTCACCTACTCAAGGTTGTCACTCTGGCACTCTCCTGCATCACTGTTCCCCCCTCTACTGGTCATTCTTATGATCATAAAAATATGCTGTAATAtctcccatctttaaaaaaaaatgtctcctcTGGACCCCAAGTTCTCTAGTTACGGTcttgtttctctgttctttcctatagaaaaatctttaaaagagtCATGTACACCTGCTGTCTCCAATTCCTCTCCTCCCAATTCCTCCTGAAATCCTCCAACCTGGCTTCTATCACTCCATGGAAGTAACTCTTGTCAAGGTCACTGATGACCTCCACATTCTTAAATCCAGTGGGCAGTCCTCAAGCCTTATCCTTTTTGATCTTTCAGGAGCATTTGCATAGTTGACTTTTccttcttgaattctttcctcACTGGGCTTTCTGGGAGGTAGCCACCATGGTTGTCCCTCTTACTTTGCTGTCAATATTTGTTCCAAGTCTCCTTTGCTGATTTCTTCTTGCCTCTCCAGCCTTTTAATGTTTGAGGGCCCCAGGGCTGAGTTCTCAGATCTCTTCTCTATTATTACCCACTTCCTCAGTGATCTTATCCAGTCTGGGGACCTTAAATGCCCTAAGAACCCTGCTCAAGCCCAGATTTTTCTCTCCAGCTTGACACTTAGACCATCTGTGTACTTGACATCATCACTTCAATTTCTGTTAGACTTCTTACATTTGGCACATCCTAAGCCACATTCTTAATACTCCTGCCCCATTACCCAGCCCcttccccctcacacacacatgcacacctgtTATTTGAAgctttctcatcttaaaaaagcACTTGCATCCTCTCTTCACTTAGGCATAAACTTAGGAGTCATCCTCAACTTCTCGCTTTCTCTTAAACCTTACATCcagtccatcagcaaatcctgtcaactttaccttcaaaataaatCTAGAATCTAAATagcttttgccttttccactgccaccaccctggtccaagccacTATCATCTGTCTTCTGGATCATTCTATAGTCTCCTTACTAGCTTTTTCCACCCCTGCCCATATCCTCCTACAATCTCTTCTCAGCACAGCAACCAGAaggatccttttaaaatataaatcagattatGTTAGTCCTCGGTACAAAACCTCGTGTGACTCGGAGCGAAAGCGAAAGTGCTTACCTGGCATCCATGCCTTCTGGACCCAGGGCCTGCTGCTGCTCTGATCTCATGGCCTATAGTTctccctgcccttcctgggctGGGCCTCTGCCACACCAGGAGTGTCCCTCTGCCCTGGATGCTCATCCTTCAGGGAGGCCCACCCCGCCTCCTGTGTGTGAGAGCCAGCGCCTCCTGATGTTCCTTCTTTGTATCCTTCCccagctttattttcttcacagacCTAGTGCCATCGGGCACCCTATATATTTGATGGTGGCAACAGGGACCACTGCAGAAGCCAGGGTATAAGGCCATGGGCCGAGGTTTAAACCTCACTTTTGTAAAGGATTCCTCATTGTACTTTGTAGTTGCCTCTGGCTGTGGGCCTGTCACTGACCTGCTCTTCCCAGCCAGGCTTTTTGAAGGTGTTGCCTACATGCCTTCATTCAGCTTCATCTCACAATTGTTCCTCGTTCCCGGGCCCAAGACCTCCACCCCCACTACCCACTAAGCTGAGCCTTCTCTTGACTTTCCCAAGGAGCTAAACCTAATGGACACTTCTCTGCTCTTATCTTGCTTGCTCACTGCCATATCACTGTTCATGCCCCGGAGGAGGACATTAGTGGCAAAGGACATGGGACTTAAGAGTACTTTCTAAGAAACTAATGGGCTGATAAGGATCTGAGAGTATTAGAAAAAGCTCAGAAGCCTTAGTCATTTCAGTCTGGGTACCCAAAGGTAGGTGAGGCCAGGCTATATTTGTCTAAATAATCAGAGCTCAGCTGTCCTGAAATGACACTAGCCAATCTTCATGAAGTGCTAGTGGAGTAAACAACTTGTCACCTAAGCCAAGTGCAGGATTACAAAATGCCCTCCCTCTGCCTATCCTGGTGAGATAAGGCAGGAGACCCACACCCCAAAAAGGTCTTCCTGAAACACCATTTCCATTCTATTCCTCTAAGTGTCTTTGAGATTTCATTGTATGCTTCCACTTTCCAGCCAATTCCCGTCAAAGCTCTTGTGCCTCGTTTTCAGGACTGTTATCTGGTGTCTGGGGTATTTATTCAAACTATTTAACAACCAATTCAGCAGTATTACAATATTTTAACAACTGGCAAGGCTGTACAGGTGCATGTCAGCGGAACAGAGGCCCCTGTGGGTGTCTGATAAAGGCCTGCCTCTCCTGCTGGGCCCATGTTTATGCTGAGTCAGACCTTAATGCATCCACTGATCTGCATTTTCCCCCAAAGTGCAGTGTGCTCCCTTCGTCCTGGTCAACTCCAGTCCACTCCAGAGACTCCTGAATTAATTCCTTCGTTTAGTCCTGAATGCTttcttgttgatggacatttgggattTTGAACTCCCTGCCTCTAAgatacttgttttctttctcttttgttcctaGGCACAAGGAAAGCATAGAGTAAAATGATCGAAGTGCCGAACAAACTGGCAAATGGTCCTGGATTAAGCCTCTTGAAAGTCAGGTCACAAAGGTTTCCTGGAGGCGCCCAGTCCTGTGCGCATTACTAGAGCGTGATAAATTTGGGGGCAGCTCATGTGGCATATCTTATCAGGGCCTTCTGAAACCTTTGTCCTGGACAGCACCCAAGATGCATTCTAATGCAGGACAAAGAGTTTCTCTGAAGTTCCTGCTTAGACGTTACAATATGGAGGTGGAAAATCTCAGCCCTTTCCTCAAACTGGAACTTCTAGGATCAGTTGTTGAAGAAATTGGTTGAAGGTATACAGCAAGTTGAATGTTAAACACAATAAGTCTTTGATGATTGAAGGCCCGAGCTGACAGACTGCTATCAGTTTAAAGGCAGCAGTGCTTTAATgccctcttatttttcttttataatttgtcAACACTCTCATCTTCAAAGGCCGTTTTAGAACCTGTGTATTTAGGTATTTCATCCAAGGAATGTAATGTTTATGAGTAGATAAAtagatctttttttcctttcaatgatTCATATGGTATCAATTTGTAattctagaaaattttattttcataagaaattcTAAACTCTTAAATccaaaatctcaaaatagaacTTACGTAATTCTGGGTAtgttattgctgttttaaataaaagtcagGGTATATTTTAgacatgtaaataatttaaagatattttctttatagGTGCATTAAATGATATCCAACCTATTAGCTAATGACCCAGCACCCTCTAAACTGGACCTAAGATCctgaggaaggggaaggaggagtcTGATGAATCGATTCTCTGAGAAATCATACAACAAAATCTGGTACTTCCTGTCACATGTCAGGTTGATAGGTTTTATTTGGAAAGTGACAGTATTCTGCGTAGCAATGCCTCTCTTCATTTGTTACCACATCCTGGATCGAATTATGCAGACTTGAGTTATCTAAATTCAGCCACCTAGACTTAATTTTCAGGTCCAGAATGGGATTTTAAACTCTTTATCTGCTACTGTTGGAAGGCAGCAATGTGTCCTAATTGTGTGGCTCAAGTAGTGAAGGATAAACTAGAAGAATATATGTCTAAGGCCCACAAAGTTAGCAAATCTCGTAGCTTCTGGGTCAGTGGTTTTCAGACTGCCCCAGGAAGCCCTTTAGGAGCTGCAGGGTCAGGATTGGGAGGAAGTAGTGAGCTTATGGGGATCCTGGACTCCCCACTCTTGTTCATCCATATTAGCTTATTTACCCTATGGGCTTTCAGATAACCATTCATTGGAAACAAGGATGTCACGGCCaaaaagagtttgaaaaccaCCAAGCTCACCTAGTCATCTCATTTTCTACAAGAGAAAGTTGAACCCCAAGATAATGAAGAAAACCACGCAGGTCACAGAATAACTTGGCGGTTCCCATTTCCTAAGTGACCCTCTGTACGGACTACTCCTAACTGTGCCTTTTctatccctttaaaaaaataaaaaaccacagTTCTCTATTCTGGACTGTAGATAACAGTAAATAGTCATTATAGATGATCATAGTTTAAgagtagaattatttttaaaggctcAAGAATGCTATTTGCCGTCTGTGACATCTCTCATCACTCCTTACTTTTGAGTCTCAAGGGCATTGACTAGGGGAGAGGAGACTTGTGTACTTCTGTGTACTTTGCCTGCAgtgacagttttaaaaagaaatcccaaTTGAGTTGAAAAACAGGCTGTGTTCCTGCTGAGAGCCACACCTACTGGCATTTATCTTTTCAGTTCAGGTGGTGCCCACATGGTCTGACCCGATAGCTCTGCTCCAGGGCTTCCCCCCACTGATCATTTAGTCACGACTTGTCACTCAgctgtgtcttcttcaaatatGAGAAAACAGCTTGATTAACATAGTCAGACATACCACCACTAGTATCATTCACTGTTAAATATTCGTAGGACAAAGAAGACTGTGCACAATtaagagagaagacaggaagaTGAATAGTTTATCATTTATTGTCCACTTCCATTCCAGGCACTGCGCTATGCATTTTATATGCACTGTTCCTTCGGATTCTCACATCTACCCCCAATAAATAATGACTATTATAATCTCCATGTTACCTATGAGGAAATAGAGCCTTAGAGAGGTTACATATTAATAGTTACCCAAAGAATTAGTGGGTAAGCTAAGACTCAAATCTGGGTCAGGCTGACTTCAaaggagaactttaaaaaaatacaaacatccAGGTATGAGTGAGTCCTGAGTAGTAAAGTATTAAGTCTTAAATAGTTCCAGTTACTTCCTTCAGTCTCTGCTAGCTTCTTTCTGCTAACTCTGAATGTTTCCGATATCAGGACTTTTTCAGGGCCGCCCAGGACTCTGGGTCATTTGACCAGTGTGTGTCCACTGCCCACTGAGTTCCCCTTTCAACCTCGGCTTTCCATTGCTGCATGAGCTCTAACTACCTGCAGACTAACCTGAGAGAGGGCATTGCCTTCTCAGTTAAATTTCTCACACCaacttctttttgcttttttttaaattagtttcaggtgtacaaaacaatataatagacatttacatccctcacaaggtgataatccccttcccccaatctactacccctctgacatcgtatatagctgttacattacagttccactgactctattccctatgctgtactccacatcctgtgaccatgtatatattaaattatagttgacatttattgttattcagcttcagcctcaggtgtgcagcgcagtgatcaggcatctacactgtccctgaagtggtcttcctaataagacaagtgcctaTCTGacaacctacaaaatctttacaacattattgattatattccccaaactgtctttcgtatccccgtggcaatcttgtggttaccgatttgtgctttctaatcccctcaatTTCACACCAACTTCTTATGTTAAAACCACGGGAAAAACGCAAGTCAAGAATTTTAACTGTGTTTGCTGGAATGAATGAAACCCTTGATAACTTTTTCTATCTAGAAGAAATGTTCTCATCTGGCCGGGAACTCTTCTTATCCGTTGCTCTTTGCCCTTTGAAATTGTAAATCTTGCTTTTTGTCTGCTGAGTGGCTGCTTTTTGCAGACCAGCAAACTCCCTGATGTTTTTGATAGAGCTGAGTTTTGCTAACGTGTTTGATGTTACCTAGCTTattaaaacataacttttaaGGGTaaatcctttttaatttattattgggTCCCTCCTGTTTGCCTGGCAGGGTTCATGTTTTGTTCTCTGCCTCATCTAGTCATAGTGTCTGCAGCTGCTGCCTTCTAGACGTAGACCCTGACATGTGAGTAGAGAATAAgggtgcagtgcctggcacacagtaggtgctcagtaaaggctgattgaatgaataaatgaaaccacatataagtgaaacttGATAAGAtctataaaaatagatacaaagtATCGTAGTACCTTGATTATCAGTTTATAACTTTATTATCACATTTACACTTACACTGTGATTGATCTTATGTGTACTATAGGATGAAAAAGTGTCTAAGTTGAATAGTATATACTCTTACGCAAACACTGCAGATTTGCTCAACTCTCATTTAGAAAGTCTTCAGGCTAGTCCATACTGGTCTCTCTGCAAAGCCCCTGGCTTTtttccttgattaaaaaaaaaaaatcagagaaatgaacGTCTATGAAGAGGTATAATGCTACTGAGAGTAGAAAATTATCATTACATTTCCCAATTATGAAGAAAGCATGTTCCTATTTAAGTTGTttctttattcagcaaatatttctgtaACTATCATGTATAATAGTGGCTGTAAGGATACCCCTAAAAACGTTTTCTTAAAAGCAATGCTCTTAAGAAAACTGTATTCCTATACATTTTATAGCattgtgagtttttttttctgcttacaaaataataaaattgagtggaaaatttaagtcaattttaaaaacaaacaaacaaagagatttagttctatttcttcaCAATATGTTCAGTAGTTAtgtccagaatttttttttttttttaaacaaagaactCTTGGAAAATATTAGGGAATAGTACACAcagtataaataaaaagatggggAAGTTACCCATGGGCTAATGCCATTTTTGAAGTAGATTTTGGGAGAACATGGGTTAAAATAATATCCTATGTTTTTAGGCAGTAACACGTAAACAGTGTCTTGGGTCTAGAGCCTGAGATATGCCTGGCACGCTCCTGCTATGGGTTAGTGTTTGAGTCTACTGCCCTCTAGTGACTACTTTTTACACATTCCTGGgccctaccaaaaaaaaaaatttttttttaaatgtaccagATGTGTTAAGCCTTTGTATTATAATGCATTCTTTGCAGTTTTGTGCCTACTGGGGATCAGACTTAAAGTTGTTAGAGGTTATTTTACTCTTTTGAAATCTGAGAAGCTAACTTGTCTTAAGGCCAGCAATGTCTAGTTATTGCACGTGCTTTCTATAACTTGAGGACACCTTTTAATTTACTTGCTTGATTGATTGCAGGTTAGAATGCAGACGTAAAGAATGATGTCTATATGATCTTTTAATCTATATTGTGCCTAACATTCCCTAATATTTTCCAAGagttctttgtaaaaaaaaaaattgtgggcaTGTTTACTGAGTGTattgtgaagaaataaaactatttttattttgcttgtttgttttttaaattaatttaaatttgccactcaattttattattttgtaagaaaaaaactCACACTGCTATAAAATGTGATAGGAATACAGTTTTCTTAAGAGCATTTTCCAAgtaaaatttgtactttttttttttttttaacaaagatagGACCAAAGGATTTAAATTTGTCTAGGAAacacagagagccccaaacaagatgaactcaaagagacccacaccataattaaaatgccaaagtttaaggacagagagagaatcctaaaagcagcaagagaaaagcaactagtaacttataagggagctcccataagaatgtcagctaatttctcaacagaaactttgcaggccagaaggaattggcaggaaatatttaaagtgatgaaaagcaaggacctccaaccaagattactctacccagtaaagctgtcatttaaaattgaaggacagataaagagcttcccagacaagaaaaaactgaaggagtgCATCACTTCCAAACCCATAtaacaaggaatcttagagggacttctttaagacaataaataaatataaacaaataaataaagaaaacaagaataatgaaatagcaataactacatctacatatctatcaacaattactttaaatgtaaatggattaaacgctccagtcaaaagataggaggactgaatggataagaaaacaagacccttacatatgctgccaatAAGAGACTCACCTCCGATCAAAAGACACAcgcagactaaaagtaaaggattggaaaaggatatttcatgaaaatggaaacagacaaaaaaacactgggatagcaatacttataccagacaaaatagactttaaaacaaatgctatataacaagagacaaagaaggacccagtaatcccacttctgggtatttatttgaagaaacccaaaatactac
This region includes:
- the SHLD1 gene encoding shieldin complex subunit 1 isoform X6 translates to MSWLTLCPPECSKQHVTGCPQTRRILPGLPVDLFSSTSWLCLIRTMATQEVPPGSQAEESSALDLPSSCDIRDYVMQRPSQEAPSEAFSSVETFSLPSSSDVDPDNHSLETRMSRPKRV
- the SHLD1 gene encoding shieldin complex subunit 1 isoform X7; its protein translation is MSWLTLCPPECSKQHVTGCPQTRRILPGLPVDLFSSTSWLCLIRTMATQEVPPGSQAEESSALDLPSSCDIRDYVMQRPSQEAPSEAFSSVETFSLPSSSDVDPGALNDIQPIS
- the SHLD1 gene encoding shieldin complex subunit 1 isoform X8 → MSWLTLCPPECSKQHVTGCPQTRRILPGLPVDLFSSTSWLCLIRTMATQEVPPGSQAEESSALDLPSSCDIRDYVMQRPSQEAPSEAFSSVETFSLPSSSDVDPGVVPQGS
- the SHLD1 gene encoding shieldin complex subunit 1 isoform X9, encoding MSWLTLCPPECSKQHVTGCPQTRRILPGLPVDLFSSTSWLCLIRTMATQEVPPGSQAEESSALDLPSSCDIRDYVMQRPSQEAPSEAFSSVETFSLPSSSDVDPGTRKA